The following proteins come from a genomic window of Frankia casuarinae:
- a CDS encoding DUF4287 domain-containing protein, whose amino-acid sequence MSLNRSAQTHQILIERIPKATGHDVNHWLDRLDDGPGLLRFAERVNWLRAEHDLPHCYAAALVHEADLRRRAIRA is encoded by the coding sequence ATGTCGCTGAACCGCTCCGCCCAGACCCACCAGATCCTCATCGAGCGGATACCGAAGGCAACCGGCCACGACGTGAACCACTGGCTCGATCGGCTCGACGACGGACCCGGCCTGCTCCGCTTCGCAGAGCGCGTCAACTGGCTGCGGGCCGAGCACGACCTGCCGCACTGCTATGCGGCGGCCCTGGTCCATGAGGCCGATCTGCGGCGGCGGGCGATCCGCGCGTAG
- a CDS encoding MBOAT family O-acyltransferase, whose translation MIFPTIEFAAFLVVVLAISWLLMPRPRLWKPFILGASYFFYGFADARFVLLIVASTLINQGAAVAIHRWRDRRVLIAAIVCDLGLLGWFKYYSFFALSVDRALAEIGLPTALPLLQVALPIGISFFTFQALSYVIDVHRGTSTPASLLDFAVYEAFFPHLVAGPIVRAREFIPQLATPRDPNQVQATRAVFLIVGGLVKKVVLADLIASRLVDPVFDAPGQHSSLEIATAGYGYAVQIYCDFSAYSDIAIGIALLLGFRFPDNFDRPYAAVTLQDFWRRWHMTLSRWLRDYVYLPLGGNRKGQRRTYLNIMITMTLGGLWHGAAWTFVLWGALHGGGLVTERRIRARRADRIRATERARATGQEQIPGRARATGQEQIPGQAESAGLSAMPLPRPGSESPAPLLSAGGSGAVIGPGPAAGFGIAGSSAGTPTTASRRTIIAAQAALPEAVPNPVRAWAGRLAVFHFVCATWVLFRAPDLATARELVVRLFTASGPAPLVTPTVLAAIGVGLATAAVPRVWWIHAQAAFTRLRLGAQIALLTPSIMIIYAIVGPQDVAPFIYFRF comes from the coding sequence ATGATCTTTCCGACGATCGAGTTTGCGGCGTTCCTTGTCGTGGTGCTGGCGATCTCCTGGCTGCTGATGCCCCGGCCGAGGCTGTGGAAGCCGTTCATCCTCGGGGCGTCGTATTTCTTCTACGGCTTCGCGGACGCACGCTTCGTGCTGCTGATCGTGGCCTCCACCTTGATCAACCAGGGTGCCGCCGTCGCGATCCACCGCTGGCGCGACCGCCGCGTCCTCATCGCCGCGATCGTCTGCGACCTCGGCCTGCTCGGCTGGTTCAAGTACTACAGCTTCTTCGCCCTGTCGGTGGACCGCGCGCTGGCCGAGATCGGTCTCCCCACGGCGCTGCCCCTGCTCCAGGTGGCGCTGCCGATCGGGATCTCGTTCTTCACCTTCCAGGCGCTGTCCTACGTCATCGACGTCCATCGCGGCACCAGCACACCCGCGTCGCTGCTGGACTTCGCCGTGTACGAGGCGTTCTTCCCGCATCTGGTCGCCGGTCCCATCGTGCGTGCGCGCGAGTTCATCCCCCAGCTCGCCACGCCACGGGACCCGAACCAGGTCCAGGCCACCCGGGCCGTGTTCCTGATCGTGGGCGGCCTGGTCAAGAAGGTGGTGCTCGCCGATCTGATCGCCTCACGCCTCGTCGACCCCGTCTTCGACGCACCCGGCCAGCACTCGTCGCTGGAGATCGCCACGGCCGGCTACGGCTACGCCGTGCAGATCTACTGTGACTTCTCGGCGTACTCCGACATCGCGATCGGGATCGCCCTCCTGCTCGGCTTCCGCTTCCCGGACAACTTCGACCGTCCCTACGCGGCCGTCACCCTGCAGGACTTCTGGCGCCGCTGGCACATGACCCTGTCCCGATGGCTACGGGACTACGTCTACCTACCGCTCGGAGGGAACCGGAAGGGGCAGCGGCGCACCTACCTCAACATCATGATCACCATGACTCTGGGTGGTCTCTGGCACGGCGCCGCCTGGACGTTCGTCCTGTGGGGAGCGCTGCACGGCGGTGGGCTGGTGACCGAACGCCGGATCCGGGCCCGACGGGCGGACCGGATCCGGGCGACGGAACGGGCCCGAGCCACGGGACAGGAGCAGATCCCGGGACGGGCCCGAGCCACGGGACAGGAACAGATCCCGGGACAGGCCGAATCGGCGGGGCTCTCCGCGATGCCGCTACCCCGGCCGGGATCGGAGAGCCCCGCACCGCTCCTTTCCGCTGGCGGATCCGGCGCCGTTATTGGTCCCGGTCCCGCTGCCGGCTTCGGCATCGCCGGCAGTTCCGCGGGGACGCCAACCACGGCGAGCCGCCGGACGATCATCGCCGCACAGGCCGCGCTTCCCGAAGCGGTCCCCAACCCGGTCCGCGCCTGGGCCGGCCGGCTGGCCGTCTTCCACTTCGTGTGTGCCACCTGGGTCCTGTTCCGAGCGCCCGACCTGGCAACGGCACGCGAGCTCGTCGTCCGGCTGTTCACCGCGAGCGGACCGGCGCCGCTGGTCACTCCGACGGTCCTCGCCGCCATCGGGGTGGGACTGGCCACCGCAGCCGTCCCGCGCGTCTGGTGGATCCACGCGCAGGCCGCCTTCACCCGACTGCGCCTTGGCGCCCAGATCGCGCTGCTCACCCCGAGCATCATGATCATTTATGCGATCGTCGGCCCACAGGACGTCGCGCCGTTCATCTACTTCCGCTTCTGA
- a CDS encoding DUF459 domain-containing protein: MTEREDSAPPGPPATAPAATTGVVRVRQAFLLVAVTLGLLAVLRASAMVHAGEGMRPGLTRTLVLGVARPTERITRTVHLDEPDRWLSRAFGHDAKSGGTFSELASAASRAEAEPDRPGALGPGAAGSHRSPLPPRHPTAADPLRVLVTGDSLTESLGPSIMNSAPATIRAQTETRFGTGLVRPDFFDWATHARAQITQRNPELVIVAMGGNDGQGITLADGTVLPAGSDAWTAEYQRRAIVVMRIWSGDGARRVLWLSLPPARSDQLNGYFRRLNEATLDATTRVVGARYLDLTPWLSKNGAYSDYLTGTDGNTVLARARDGVHLSLDGARIAAGHVLETVRSTWNLR, translated from the coding sequence ATGACTGAGCGTGAAGATTCGGCGCCACCGGGACCCCCGGCGACCGCACCCGCGGCGACCACCGGCGTCGTCCGGGTTCGGCAGGCCTTCCTGCTGGTAGCCGTCACCCTGGGTCTGCTGGCGGTGCTCCGCGCCTCGGCGATGGTGCACGCGGGCGAGGGCATGCGCCCAGGACTCACCCGCACGCTCGTGCTGGGCGTGGCCCGGCCGACCGAACGGATCACCCGGACCGTCCATCTCGACGAACCGGACCGGTGGTTGTCGCGCGCGTTTGGTCACGACGCCAAGTCCGGCGGCACCTTCTCCGAGCTGGCATCGGCGGCCAGCCGAGCTGAAGCCGAGCCCGATCGCCCCGGCGCCCTCGGGCCGGGCGCCGCCGGTTCCCACCGCTCCCCGCTGCCACCGCGCCACCCGACCGCGGCCGATCCGCTGCGCGTCCTGGTCACCGGGGACTCGCTGACGGAATCACTCGGTCCGAGCATCATGAACAGTGCGCCCGCCACGATCCGGGCACAGACCGAGACGCGGTTCGGCACGGGCCTGGTGCGGCCCGACTTCTTCGACTGGGCCACCCATGCCCGGGCGCAGATCACGCAGCGCAACCCAGAGCTGGTGATCGTCGCAATGGGCGGGAACGACGGCCAGGGCATCACGCTTGCGGACGGAACCGTCCTGCCGGCCGGATCGGACGCGTGGACCGCCGAGTACCAACGGCGTGCCATCGTCGTGATGCGGATCTGGAGCGGCGACGGAGCCCGCCGAGTGCTGTGGCTCAGCCTCCCGCCGGCCCGGTCGGACCAGCTTAACGGCTACTTCCGCCGGCTGAACGAGGCGACCCTCGACGCCACGACCAGGGTGGTCGGAGCCCGATATCTCGATCTCACCCCGTGGTTGTCGAAGAACGGCGCATACAGCGACTACCTCACCGGCACGGACGGTAACACCGTCCTGGCCCGAGCCCGTGACGGCGTGCACCTGAGTCTCGACGGCGCGCGGATCGCCGCGGGACACGTTCTGGAAACCGTGCGCAGCACGTGGAACCTGCGGTGA
- a CDS encoding PPOX class F420-dependent oxidoreductase, giving the protein MNLDAATEFVRDHHRAVLSTTRRDGTPQMSPVTVGVDTDGRLQISSRLTAYKVRHIERDPTVRICVFPDEFFGPWVQINGTAEIVRLPAAMDLLISYYRDIAGEHPDWDDYRAAMIRDQRCIIQITARSAGPDVSG; this is encoded by the coding sequence ATGAACCTCGACGCAGCCACTGAGTTCGTACGCGATCACCACCGGGCGGTGCTCAGCACCACCCGCCGGGATGGCACGCCCCAGATGTCACCGGTCACCGTCGGGGTGGACACCGACGGCCGTCTGCAGATCAGCAGCCGGCTCACCGCCTACAAGGTCCGCCACATCGAGCGGGATCCGACCGTACGGATCTGTGTGTTCCCCGATGAGTTCTTCGGGCCCTGGGTGCAGATCAACGGAACCGCCGAGATCGTCCGGCTACCGGCGGCGATGGACCTCCTGATCTCCTATTACCGAGACATCGCGGGTGAGCATCCCGACTGGGACGACTACCGGGCGGCGATGATCCGCGATCAGCGATGCATCATCCAGATCACTGCGCGGTCGGCGGGGCCGGACGTCTCGGGCTGA
- a CDS encoding membrane protein codes for MPHSGSFGLLLTVHVVLGVFVIGPLTLITVVTPRLLRLGAGALPILRLCVRMIRALALASLLIVVTGLGLVHQGSFGSVRSLGDPWLSGALVLWVVATGISLGMIAPGLAHAVKEIDAGGDTRRRTLPIMGGVAVSTACWILIIAFMVIKPGT; via the coding sequence ACCGTGCACGTCGTTCTCGGGGTCTTCGTCATCGGTCCGCTGACGCTGATCACCGTGGTCACCCCGCGCCTGCTGCGGTTGGGGGCCGGTGCCCTGCCGATCCTGCGCCTGTGCGTGCGGATGATCCGGGCTCTCGCGCTCGCCTCACTGCTCATCGTCGTGACGGGCCTCGGGCTGGTGCATCAGGGATCATTCGGCAGCGTGCGGTCGCTGGGCGACCCCTGGCTGTCGGGTGCCCTCGTGCTGTGGGTGGTGGCCACCGGGATCTCGCTGGGCATGATCGCGCCCGGGCTCGCCCACGCCGTCAAGGAGATCGACGCGGGCGGTGACACGCGTCGGCGTACCCTTCCAATCATGGGGGGTGTCGCCGTGAGCACCGCCTGCTGGATACTGATCATCGCTTTCATGGTCATCAAGCCCGGGACCTGA
- a CDS encoding alpha/beta fold hydrolase produces MGIVSVNGIDLAYEIHGDEDGLPLLLIGGLGQQLVGWHPDLLAALGRRGYRTIIFDNRDVGLSTHLDQLGRPDLAAILSGRFDLAPYRLEDLAADAVGLLTALGIESAHLMGSSMGGMIAQIVALGNPERVRSLTSMMSHPGDHRVQPTAEAIALFLRPAPADLEEFVLAGHEAQEVLGSPLFAPDVAWLRRRAEIQWGRRPNPVGVMRQIAAVLAAPDRTPGLARLPVPTLVVHGDADPLVPVLGGRLTAAAIPLAELLEIDGMGHELPRQVWGRILDKLDDVVHRGEVDRRGTLAQAS; encoded by the coding sequence ATGGGCATCGTCTCAGTCAACGGCATCGACCTCGCCTACGAGATCCACGGCGACGAGGACGGGTTGCCGCTGCTCCTGATCGGCGGCCTCGGGCAGCAGCTCGTCGGCTGGCACCCGGACCTGCTGGCCGCGCTCGGTCGTCGCGGTTATCGAACGATCATCTTCGACAACCGGGACGTGGGACTGTCCACTCATCTCGACCAGCTCGGTCGGCCCGACCTGGCGGCGATCCTGAGCGGTCGCTTCGACCTCGCTCCCTACCGGCTCGAGGACCTGGCCGCGGACGCGGTCGGCCTGCTGACCGCCCTCGGGATCGAGTCGGCGCACCTGATGGGCAGCTCGATGGGTGGCATGATCGCCCAGATCGTGGCCCTCGGGAACCCCGAGCGGGTGCGCAGCCTCACCTCGATGATGTCCCATCCGGGTGACCACCGGGTGCAGCCGACCGCCGAGGCGATCGCGCTGTTCCTGCGGCCGGCGCCGGCCGACCTGGAGGAGTTCGTCCTCGCCGGGCACGAGGCGCAGGAGGTCCTGGGCTCGCCGTTGTTCGCGCCGGACGTGGCGTGGCTGCGGCGGCGGGCCGAGATCCAATGGGGCCGTCGCCCGAACCCGGTCGGGGTCATGCGCCAGATCGCCGCCGTGCTCGCGGCGCCCGACCGCACCCCCGGGCTCGCGCGGCTCCCGGTCCCCACCCTCGTCGTCCACGGTGACGCGGACCCGCTCGTCCCGGTCCTCGGTGGTCGGTTGACGGCCGCGGCGATCCCGCTCGCGGAGCTGCTGGAGATCGACGGGATGGGGCATGAGCTCCCCCGCCAGGTCTGGGGTCGCATCCTGGACAAGCTTGACGATGTCGTGCATCGCGGGGAAGTCGATCGTCGCGGGACGCTCGCGCAGGCGAGCTGA
- a CDS encoding Bax inhibitor-1/YccA family protein yields the protein MADLRSSNPAFRRGGFASPPTPTPEELASHYRQPTTLTIDDVVVHTLGLFALLAVGGAVGWALAPDSPGIALGAGLVALAISLFVSFRNLISPPLIIAFALIEGVAVGAVSRYYENAFNGIIPQALLGTGLIFVAMLVAYRSGRLRATPRMARIVFGVLLGVVLLGLTDLVIRATSGSHLPVINDATPLGILFSLLVLGVASLQFILDFDYIERAIASHAPRSEAWRAGFGLLIGFVWVYLDTLRLLSKLRQ from the coding sequence ATGGCCGACCTTCGTTCCTCGAACCCCGCGTTCCGTCGCGGTGGGTTCGCGTCTCCTCCCACGCCGACCCCCGAGGAGCTGGCGAGCCACTACCGCCAGCCCACCACCCTCACGATCGACGACGTCGTCGTGCACACGCTGGGGCTGTTCGCGCTGCTGGCGGTCGGTGGCGCGGTCGGCTGGGCCCTCGCGCCGGACTCGCCCGGCATCGCGCTGGGGGCCGGCCTCGTCGCCCTGGCGATCAGCCTGTTCGTCTCGTTTCGCAACCTGATCAGTCCGCCGCTCATCATCGCCTTCGCCCTGATCGAAGGGGTGGCGGTCGGGGCGGTCTCGCGCTACTACGAGAACGCCTTCAACGGCATCATCCCGCAGGCCCTGCTCGGGACCGGTCTGATCTTCGTCGCGATGCTGGTCGCCTACCGTAGTGGTCGGCTACGGGCCACCCCCCGGATGGCCCGTATCGTGTTCGGCGTGCTCCTCGGGGTCGTGCTCCTCGGCCTGACCGACCTCGTGATCAGGGCCACCAGCGGAAGCCACCTGCCGGTGATCAACGATGCGACGCCGCTCGGCATCCTGTTCAGCCTGCTTGTGCTCGGCGTCGCGAGCCTGCAGTTCATCCTCGACTTCGACTACATCGAGCGGGCGATCGCGTCCCATGCGCCGCGTTCCGAGGCGTGGCGGGCGGGATTCGGCCTGCTGATCGGCTTCGTCTGGGTCTACCTGGACACGCTGCGCCTGCTCTCCAAGCTGCGGCAGTAG